The Aureitalea marina genome includes a window with the following:
- a CDS encoding formylglycine-generating enzyme family protein: protein MKIFALFLIVLSVIACQQGKKEAEPTEKVDSTLDCHPSGGRAQMLLNSANSDSVDVNTSTTELSDIDEEAALEGVSDSSIEGMVMIPAGEFMMGGEGPLALPREYPKHPVKVDGFYMDTHEVTNAEFRAFVEATGYKTIAERPIDWEELKKQVPPGTPKPPDEMLEAGSLVFNPPPNVTDLTNYFQWWAWTKKADWLHPDGPGSSIEGKDDHPVVHIAVADAKAYANWAGKRLPTEAEWEWAARGGLKDQPYPWGSKDVNQAPYECNFFQGTFPTSNLVADGYEQSAPVGSFKPNGYGLYDMAGNVWEITSDWFNEDYYKTLSNSEPTVNPQGAPESKYSGAPFAQQTVIKGGSFLCNDSYCASYRVSAKMPLEVDAAMNHVGFRLVKDISPQP from the coding sequence ATGAAGATTTTCGCCCTATTTCTAATTGTTCTTAGTGTTATTGCTTGCCAGCAAGGCAAGAAAGAGGCCGAACCAACAGAAAAGGTAGATTCAACTCTGGACTGCCACCCTTCCGGTGGTCGCGCTCAGATGCTATTGAACTCAGCCAACTCTGATAGTGTCGATGTGAATACATCCACTACTGAATTGTCTGATATCGATGAAGAGGCCGCTCTCGAAGGAGTCTCCGATTCCTCAATTGAAGGCATGGTCATGATCCCTGCCGGAGAGTTCATGATGGGAGGCGAAGGCCCTCTTGCCCTTCCCAGGGAATATCCTAAGCATCCGGTGAAGGTAGATGGCTTTTACATGGACACCCACGAGGTGACCAACGCAGAATTTCGTGCGTTTGTTGAGGCCACAGGTTACAAGACCATCGCAGAACGACCTATCGATTGGGAAGAATTAAAGAAGCAGGTGCCTCCCGGGACGCCTAAACCCCCGGACGAGATGCTAGAAGCAGGCTCTTTGGTTTTTAACCCTCCACCAAATGTGACCGATCTGACCAACTATTTCCAATGGTGGGCCTGGACCAAGAAAGCAGACTGGCTTCACCCAGATGGTCCCGGAAGCAGTATAGAAGGTAAAGACGATCACCCGGTTGTTCATATTGCAGTAGCAGATGCCAAAGCCTATGCCAATTGGGCCGGTAAAAGACTTCCTACCGAAGCCGAATGGGAATGGGCAGCAAGAGGAGGATTAAAGGATCAGCCCTATCCATGGGGGTCAAAGGACGTAAATCAGGCGCCTTATGAATGCAACTTCTTCCAGGGGACCTTCCCAACATCCAATCTGGTAGCCGATGGCTATGAACAATCCGCTCCAGTAGGCAGCTTTAAACCCAATGGCTATGGTTTGTATGACATGGCCGGTAATGTATGGGAGATCACCTCAGACTGGTTCAACGAGGACTATTATAAGACTCTGTCAAATTCAGAGCCTACTGTTAACCCTCAGGGGGCTCCCGAAAGCAAATATTCCGGGGCGCCATTTGCACAGCAGACAGTCATCAAAGGTGGTTCATTTTTATGTAATGACAGTTATTGCGCCAGTTATAGGGTCTCTGCCAAGATGCCGTTAGAAGTGGACGCTGCTATGAATCATGTAGGCTTTCGCCTGGTAAAGGATATTTCCCCTCAACCTTGA
- a CDS encoding DUF4381 domain-containing protein, with amino-acid sequence MIQEKVIPEVEGIIPPDPVSFWPPQPGWYVVMVVLLALLIWLIVKMMKKYRRNAYRRMGYQQLEDLKSAEVDQASLIQLNNLLKAASIEAYSREEVASLSGSKWAEFLSSSCKTDPFTPEHKNLISKGSFDQSLIENTKPESWQILLVSSQKWMKTHRS; translated from the coding sequence ATGATACAAGAAAAGGTCATACCAGAAGTAGAAGGGATTATCCCTCCCGATCCGGTCTCTTTTTGGCCTCCTCAGCCCGGTTGGTATGTGGTCATGGTTGTTTTGTTAGCACTACTTATCTGGTTGATTGTCAAAATGATGAAAAAGTACCGTCGAAATGCGTACCGGAGAATGGGCTATCAACAGCTGGAAGATCTAAAAAGCGCTGAGGTTGATCAAGCCAGTTTGATCCAGTTGAACAATCTATTAAAAGCAGCCAGTATAGAAGCTTATTCCAGGGAAGAGGTAGCATCGCTAAGCGGATCTAAATGGGCGGAGTTCTTGTCATCCAGTTGTAAAACTGATCCGTTTACACCAGAGCATAAAAATTTGATATCCAAGGGAAGTTTTGATCAATCACTGATTGAGAACACCAAGCCAGAAAGTTGGCAAATCTTATTAGTTTCTTCTCAAAAATGGATGAAAACTCATCGTTCTTAA
- a CDS encoding BatD family protein — protein sequence MLLLSGWGIAQTKPASIWATARLSKEQVMVGEPLIVTVTVYTSTWFTKPPVFSEIQVRGAVMTKLESRTGAKTVTIGRKQYPAIEQRFVIYPNAIGQNTLPEIEVVTTGPPEGGYKGIERTVHTKSRSFDVLAPPEGIDATNWLSAYDLNLTETWDRPLRDLKAGDILERRITIKAQGALAAFISPIVPEKPDFGTIYPKQPILGNIQGQTLFNGSRTEILTYLLEEDGSFTIPEVSVQWFNLRNRQLETESIPSFTIDIADNPDLEFILSRQKELQEELDKETERLEEEDEEPFEFMGLNWWQLTLVILAASGILSLIYRWIKKIEFRRKEAQKAKLISEPYLFKELEKAISSNDPENSIQALARWYDAYRQGKYGASIYEFAQDKHQETLLNELVKFGEIAFKEDRLAQSTSQLKSLYTALSDTRTSLNKESHSKNEEAWMNINPTTH from the coding sequence ATGCTGTTATTGTCCGGATGGGGGATAGCACAAACTAAACCGGCCAGCATATGGGCTACGGCCAGATTGAGCAAAGAACAAGTGATGGTTGGAGAGCCATTAATAGTTACTGTGACAGTCTATACCAGCACGTGGTTCACAAAGCCCCCAGTATTTAGTGAGATCCAGGTACGCGGAGCTGTAATGACGAAATTAGAATCCAGGACGGGGGCAAAAACAGTGACCATAGGCCGGAAACAATATCCAGCTATCGAACAACGGTTCGTGATCTATCCAAATGCCATCGGTCAAAATACACTTCCGGAAATTGAAGTCGTCACTACAGGCCCGCCTGAGGGAGGATATAAGGGGATTGAACGGACAGTACACACCAAGTCCAGGAGCTTTGACGTCTTAGCACCACCAGAAGGAATAGATGCGACCAATTGGCTGTCGGCATACGATCTGAATTTGACCGAAACATGGGACCGCCCATTAAGGGACCTAAAGGCCGGCGATATCCTGGAGCGTCGTATAACTATAAAGGCGCAAGGCGCCCTTGCTGCATTTATATCCCCAATCGTGCCGGAAAAACCGGATTTTGGAACCATCTATCCCAAACAACCTATACTTGGAAATATACAGGGACAGACCTTATTTAACGGAAGTAGGACGGAGATACTGACCTATCTTTTGGAAGAAGATGGAAGTTTTACCATACCCGAGGTGAGCGTACAATGGTTCAATTTGCGAAACCGACAATTGGAGACCGAATCCATTCCCTCATTTACCATCGATATTGCGGATAACCCCGACCTGGAATTCATCCTATCACGCCAAAAAGAATTGCAGGAAGAACTGGACAAAGAGACAGAACGGTTGGAAGAAGAGGATGAAGAACCCTTCGAATTCATGGGGCTCAACTGGTGGCAACTCACTTTGGTGATATTGGCCGCTAGCGGTATATTATCCCTGATCTACAGATGGATAAAAAAGATTGAATTCAGGCGTAAAGAGGCTCAAAAAGCCAAGTTAATTTCAGAGCCTTACTTATTCAAGGAACTAGAAAAGGCTATTAGTAGCAATGACCCAGAAAATTCCATTCAGGCCTTGGCAAGATGGTATGACGCTTACAGGCAAGGTAAATATGGTGCGAGCATTTATGAATTTGCCCAGGACAAACACCAAGAAACGCTTCTTAACGAATTGGTCAAATTTGGTGAAATCGCCTTTAAAGAAGACCGCCTTGCGCAATCAACCTCACAACTCAAGTCATTATATACAGCTCTGTCCGATACGCGCACCTCACTCAATAAAGAATCCCATTCCAAGAACGAAGAGGCCTGGATGAACATAAACCCGACAACCCACTAA
- a CDS encoding VWA domain-containing protein → MDELSLQEYLQYAWDNLWFLRPDWLYGFIPIGFLLLLFVIIGKQQQRWKRMFPKVMLPYLTIKGTKRQFILPRILLIMLLSLITLGAAGPTWEQIERPGQKTEAALVILMDVSRSMLAEDIQPNRLERAKLKIKDFFEAGPSSKAALIAYAGTAHSVVPFSKDYKTIARQMDALRPDIMPVQGSYLEEALNMADSLLQNIIAPSTILLVTDKIDQDDIARISQTAVRTHVEVMAIATPNGGTIPNRNSVLKDAQGNTVIPRLDVIAMDQLNTVENVNVVTVTLDASDVQILAARVRQNLEFEIDLENAESEWKDMGIWLVFPSLLIALLWFRRGWKVHWVLALLITLSCDEAGEFNLEDQFFTADQRAELKKRQGKEKEAAATYESGDQKGYAYYQMGDLEAAAEAYSKDVTAEGFYNLGVIYAEMGDLEAAEQAFDSALEMDPNLDIARRNRDQIIVVRDSLAAAQGLEIGRSIENDLNLENLKEFDESAQLDDKDQALDSEEKYEGQGDIQEMVTKEVDENTIDVFEFDESIVIDKDAAKQTLLRQVTEDPSLFLRRKFAYQIKNRAIPIVKSEQPW, encoded by the coding sequence ATGGATGAGTTAAGCCTACAGGAATACCTGCAATATGCCTGGGATAATCTCTGGTTTCTGCGGCCGGATTGGCTCTATGGTTTTATACCTATAGGATTTCTTTTATTGCTGTTTGTTATCATTGGCAAACAACAGCAACGCTGGAAAAGAATGTTTCCAAAAGTAATGTTGCCTTATTTGACGATCAAGGGAACCAAAAGACAGTTTATACTGCCAAGAATACTGTTGATAATGCTATTATCATTGATAACCTTGGGTGCTGCCGGGCCTACCTGGGAGCAGATCGAACGTCCCGGTCAGAAAACAGAAGCTGCCCTTGTTATCCTAATGGATGTCTCCAGATCCATGCTGGCCGAGGACATTCAACCCAATCGGCTTGAGCGGGCTAAGCTGAAAATCAAGGATTTCTTTGAGGCGGGTCCCAGCTCTAAGGCTGCTTTAATTGCCTATGCCGGGACGGCTCATAGCGTTGTTCCGTTTAGTAAAGATTATAAAACCATCGCCCGGCAAATGGATGCGCTGAGGCCCGATATCATGCCGGTACAGGGTAGTTATCTGGAGGAGGCATTAAACATGGCGGATTCCTTGCTACAGAATATCATTGCGCCTAGTACGATTCTCTTGGTTACCGACAAAATTGATCAGGATGATATAGCCAGGATCTCTCAAACTGCCGTACGCACCCATGTTGAGGTCATGGCCATTGCGACCCCCAATGGCGGGACCATTCCCAATCGCAATTCTGTACTGAAAGATGCTCAGGGGAATACGGTGATCCCTAGACTAGATGTGATTGCAATGGATCAACTGAACACCGTGGAGAATGTCAATGTTGTAACGGTAACCCTGGATGCCAGTGATGTTCAAATTCTTGCTGCCCGAGTGAGACAGAATCTGGAATTTGAGATCGATCTTGAGAATGCCGAGAGTGAATGGAAAGACATGGGAATCTGGTTGGTTTTCCCTTCTTTACTGATCGCTCTGCTTTGGTTCCGAAGGGGTTGGAAAGTACATTGGGTACTGGCTTTACTGATCACATTGAGTTGTGACGAAGCCGGTGAGTTCAACTTGGAAGACCAGTTCTTTACTGCCGATCAACGGGCGGAACTAAAGAAAAGACAAGGTAAAGAAAAAGAAGCCGCAGCGACCTATGAAAGCGGGGATCAAAAAGGATATGCCTATTACCAAATGGGAGATTTAGAGGCCGCCGCCGAAGCCTACAGTAAGGATGTAACAGCCGAAGGTTTCTATAACCTGGGAGTCATTTATGCTGAAATGGGGGATCTGGAGGCTGCGGAACAGGCCTTCGATTCTGCCCTGGAAATGGACCCCAATCTCGACATTGCGCGACGTAACCGAGATCAAATTATCGTTGTTCGAGATTCACTGGCGGCTGCCCAAGGCCTGGAAATAGGCCGATCTATCGAGAACGACCTCAACCTGGAGAATTTGAAAGAATTTGATGAATCTGCTCAACTGGATGATAAAGACCAAGCCCTTGATAGTGAAGAAAAATATGAAGGCCAAGGTGATATTCAGGAAATGGTGACCAAAGAGGTCGATGAGAACACCATCGATGTCTTCGAATTTGACGAAAGTATAGTGATCGATAAGGATGCCGCCAAACAGACCTTACTCCGCCAGGTCACCGAAGACCCTTCCCTATTTCTAAGACGAAAATTTGCCTATCAGATAAAGAACAGGGCCATTCCCATCGTTAAAAGTGAACAACCATGGTAG